The nucleotide sequence TACTGCTTCGGGGAAGTAGCGGCTTAATATTCCGTCTTGGATCTCATTACGAATTCTAGCCCGATGTTCGTCAATGGAATTATACCAACTGTTTGTCATCCAGTCAGGAGCATCCCTTTGAACGTATAGTTTGATCAGATGGGCAATCAAAATAATTAAGTTGCTTCTTAAAGTTTTTCTCGGATCTCCGATTTCTAAATCTTCTATTAAATGCTCAACATCAACGGCATCCCAATCTTTACGGGCTAATGCGGCGATCTGTGCCTGTTTCCATAAGGTATAATCAGTCTCGTAGGTATTAATCATTTTTATTTTAAATTGATATTTTTGATATTACATCCTAAATCATGAGCTTACAGATCTCTATTCCCGATTCCATTCTCCAGGCACTTCGTCTACCAGAAAAGCGCATCGAACAAGAACTTTTACATGAGTTAGCTGTTGCTCTTTACTGCCAAGAGTTATTATCCTTCGGCAAAGCTAGAGAATTAGCTCAGATGGATAAGTACGAATTTGGGCGGCTGCTTGCCCAACGGGATGTTGTGCGGCACTATAGCTCTGAGGAATTGGAAGACGATCTTGCCTATGCCCGCCGTCAGTAACACATCCCCAATTTTAAATCTAGCAAATGATCTTCAAGTTTTGTGGCTAAATTTATTTCAAGTTGAGACACTACCTGCCTCATGAATATTGATTAATAAACACATCAGGAGTTATAATTTCTATGGTTTGAAAAGGATTTAAAACTAACAAATCTAAATCTCCTGTTACAATGATATTAGCATTACCGCTAACGGCTAATTCTAAAAATTTATTATCTTTTTCATCTCGGCAAATTGTTATTGTTTCGGTGCTAGAAACAAATTCTGATGAAGTCATGAATTTTAGCAAAAATAATTGCCTTTCTTCTAAAGAAAGATACTTGTTAAATTTTTTACGATATAGAACTTGCTCTAATTCATCTAATGTTGCTTGAGAGTATAAAATAATAGCTTTTTTCTCCGCTAATTTTACAGCCTCAAAAGGGATAGAATTTTTAAATAGCAATGCACTAATCAAAACATTAGTATCTATTACTATTTTAATCATCATCTTTATCGGCTAAAATATTTTGCAAAATCTCAGGAGTCAAACCTCTTTTTTGTGCCCGATCAGAAATCTCTGCCATAACCTCTGTTAAGGTTTTAGTTTGTAAGTTTTTGCGAAAAAATAATTGAATAATTGAGCTTAACTGTTGTTGTGTCTCAGGAGTCGCGCCTTCAAAAGCTGTCTTAATCTCTTCGTCAACTTCAATTGTAATAATTGCCATTGTTTTAATGAAAAATAACAAATATATATTAATTTATTATTATAACATTTCTTTTTGTTTGAGCGATCACGAAGTGGCACTGAGCGATCGCATTTGTCGGAGTATTTGCTCTAGTCCTTTGGTTGTCGGTGTTTTGTGTCAAAACTAGCAATTTAGTTCCACCAACGCCCGACATCTTGAATTGCTCGAAAAACTTCTTTTATAGCTTCTTTGCCGCTAAACTGAAGGATGACAGGAGTTAAATTTTTTATATCTTGCAAGAAGTCTCGGCGCTCACGACAGGCTAATAGGTGTAGTATTTCTTTCCAGAGAGCAAAGTTGATTCCTGTAGAAATTATTTGAGGTAGCATTTTGCTAAAGGTTGCGGCACGTTTTAATTTATCTTTAATTGATCGAGCCACAGATAGAGCTTCCTCGATTAATTCTGGCTGATGAGCAATCAATTCACTCAATGCTCTAGCTCGGTCAGACTTGTCCTTGATAGAGCGAGCAAAACAAACTGCTTTCTCGATGGATACTTTTGCTAGATGAGCAACCAGTTCTCTCAATACACTAGCTCGGTCGAACTCATCCTCGATAGAGCGAGCAAGAGAAACCGCTTCCTCGATTAATTCTGGCCGATGAGCAACCAGTTCACTCAATGCACTAGCTTGGAGATACCCAAACTCGATAGAGTGAGCAACAGAAACCGCTTCCTCGATGGATACTTCTGCCAGATGAGCAACCAGTTCCCTTAATGCACTAGCTCGGAGATACCCAGACTCGATAGAGCGAGCAAGAGAAACCGCTTCCTTGATGGATACTTCTGCCAGATGAGCAACCAGTTTACTCAATGCATCATCTCGGTCGAACTCATCCTCGATAGAGCGAGCAACAGAAACCACTTCCTCGATTAATTCTGGCCGATGAGCAACCAGTTCACTCAATGCAAAAACTCGGAAATATTCAGACTCGATAGAGCGAGCAAGACAAACAGTTTCCTTGATGGATACTTCTGCCAGATGAGCAACCAGTTCACTTAAGGCTCTAGCTCGGAAATATTCAGACTCGATAGAGCAAGCAAGAGAAACCGCTTCCTCGATAGATACTTTTGCCAGATGAGCAACCAGTTCTCTCAATACACTAGCTCGGTCATACTCATCCTCCATAAAGCGAGCAAGAGAAATCGCTTCCTCAATTAATTCTGGCCGATGAGCAACCAGTTCACTTAATGCTCTAGCTCGGAAATATTCAGACTCGATAGAGCAAGCAAGAGAAACCGCTTCCTCAATGGATACTTTTGCCAGATGAGCAACCAGTTCACTCAATGCTCTAGCTCGGTAAGACTTATCCTTGATAGAGCGAGTAAGAGAAACCGTTTCCTCAATTAATTCTGGCCGATGAGCAACCAGTTCACTTAAGGCTCTAGCTCGGAAATATTCAGACTCGATAGAGCGAGCTACAGATATAGCTTCCTCGATTAATTTTGGCCGATGAGCAACCAGTCCTCTCAAGGCAAAAACTCGGTAAATATCATCCTTGATAGAGCGAGCTACAGATATAGCTTCCTCGATTAATTCTGGCCGATGAGCAACCAGTCCTCTCAAGGCAATAGCTCGGTCGAACTCATCCTCGATAGAGCGAGCTACAGATATAGCTTCCTCGATTAATTCTGGCCGATGAGCAACCAGTTTTCTCAAGGCAATAGCTCGGTCGAACTCATCCTCGATAGAGCGAGCTACAGATATAGCTTCCTCGATTAATTCTGGCCGATGAGCAACCAGTTCACTCAATGCAATAGCTCGATAAAACTTATTCTCGATAGAGCGAGTAAGAGAAACCGCTTCCTCGATTAATTCTGGCCGATGAGCAACCAGTTTTCTCAATGCAATAGCTCGGTCAAACTCATGCTCGATAGAACGAGCAACAGAAACCGCTTTCTCGATGGATACTTTTGCCAGATGAGCAACCAGTTCTCTCAATGCAATAGCTCGGTCAATCTTATCCTTGATAGAGCGAGCAAGAGAAACCGCTTCCTCGATGGATACTTTTGCTAGATGAGCAACCAGTTTTCTCAATGTAAAAGCTCGGTATTTTTCATCCTCTATCGAGCGAGCCACAGAAACCGCTTCAGAAAGTAAGGATGAAGGTAAATAAGGAGCTATAGCGGCTATAGCTTCAGCCAATTTTTTCTGATCCTGTATCTGCAAAGTGTATGCTAAACCTTGGGCGGGTGTCCATTTTTTCTGCTCAATTAAAGCCGCCATTAACTCAGGGGGAATATTCCCCGCCAAACTATTCAAACTCGACGTAATCAAAGCATAACGAACCTGTAACCCGACTCCCTCCCATTCCTTCTCATCTGCCAACTCCCAAGCTTGAGCCGCATCTTGCATAAAGATACTCGTTTTCCCCAAGCTATCACAAGCCCAATACCACCCATTAGCCCCCTCTTCCGTTTCTTCCTGTAATAACTGGTGTATTTCTGCTGATAAACCCGCCTTTTGTAAATGCCAAGTGAGATGAGCATGAATATACCCATCATCGGGGAGAGTATGCCATAACCCCCCTTCAGTCTTTGCGCGATAATAATTTAAAAACTGTTGATGTGCGGCTTCTAGGGATAACCCTAATTCGGTTAACTTTTTTCGGGCTAAATCATGTACTAAGTCATGAAGGCGATAACTTGACTCTTCTTCTGTGGATACTCCTGATAATAATAACGCCTTAGCCCGTAAATATCGCAAACTCTCCCGCGCCTTTCGAGGTTGACAATTCCAGAGAGTAGCCGCCATCTGGGAAGTAATGCTTACATCTTCTGGCACTATTCCTAACCAAGCAAACTTATCTAAATAATCCTTTGATAACCGTCCCAAACTGAGATTAAAAGAAGCCAAAAGACTATATTTTTTCCGCTTTTCTTCTTGGGGTATATCTTCCGCGCCATAAAGATCTAAAGTTTCTAACCTTGCTGTTTCCCCTTGTAAATCTTCAATTAACTCTCTCAAGGATACCCCATCAGCCGCTTGAGCCGCCGCTAATTCCAACGCTAACGGTAAATAACCTACAGTTTTCGCTAAAGTTTGAGCCTGTTTTTTTTGCTTTTCTGTCAACTTTGCCCGCCAAGCATGAGTCAGTAACGCTTCTGCTTGTTCTGGAGTCATCACATCTAAATCATACCGTTCTGCTCCCAATATTTTCGCTTCTCGCGTCGTCACCAACACCCGACAACCCGCACCCCCTACCCGAAAAGGTTCTACATCTTCAGGGTTCCATACATCATCCACTACTAACAATACCGACTGCTCATAAAGTAACGTCCGCAGGTGTATTGATGCGACTTCTACAGTAGTCGGTTTATAGCTATAATCTCCAAGTCTTTCTATCCAGCTACAAACTAAAGACAATAAATCCGGTTCTTGTCCTAAAGTCGCCCAGAGAATACCATCGGGAAAATGTGACTGTACCGCCGGCTCGTAGCATAAAGCGGCGGCTAAGGTAGATTTCCCAATACCCCCTAACCCATAAATTGCACTGATGACTAATGTTCCGGTCTGAGCGGTGTTATCATCGAGTAACTTTTGTTTGATCGCTTGACTCTGTTCTGGGCGCTCGACAAAATAGGTAGGTAAACGATGCGCTAAGTTAAATCGAGGTTTTTTTTTAGTTCACCAGGATACTCTACTGTACTGCGAGTCCGTGAAATAATATCATTCAAAATTTGCTCTACTGGTTCCAACTTACATCCACCAGGAGACTCAGCCCAATTTAATAATGCCGTTACTCGCTGCCCTTGTGATGCAGGAAAAGGGGGTATAATTCCTGGGGGTGGCTTGAGGGTAAAAATTATCCCATCCAACTGTTCAGGAGTAATGGCGTTGAGTGTTGTATGCAGTTTTAAACGCTCTTTAGGAGTTTCGGTCATTGGTTTTTCCCTATACCTGCCTTATTGTCTTCTCCTGGACAGCGGGGCTCAAGTTTAACATTCTTTTGTTTGATTTAGCTCTCTATTTTTGTTATAGCTATAAAATCCTGATTTGTCAGCAATGAAAGTTAACTAAAAAAACTTGAATTTTCGACTGCCTATTTTGATTTTAATTTTCGCGCAGAGCCGCTCCAGCCGCAGAGGAGAACGCTGAGAGGTTATTTGTGAGAATATTGAGCCTGCGTAGGCAGGCTTTGTTCGTGTAGCCTCACCATATGCGGGTGTAGGGGCTTTTGTCGTCACCATGTGCGGGTGTAGGGTTTTTTTGTCAGCTAAATATAGAATAATGTTTGCTCTATTTGATCGCCTTTTCGTTCTGTTTTGCGCCAAGAACTGTCATCATTTAAGCGTGACCACCGTCTTTCTTCAGGGCGATAGTGCCAGTCTACGTCATTTTGGTAATATACCTGAATATTTTCTCCTTCTAAAATATTTAGAATTTCATTATTATGATAATTCTGTTCATCAAAATAGGTAAAAGCTTTTTGCCCCATTTCTGAATAATATTTATTGAGGTTTAATAAGAGTTTATTGATTTCGGGTTCTAACGGCAGTATGGGCAATCCAATTCTTTTGGCTTCTTCAATGGTAATAGGATAACTATGAGATGGATATTCAGAATTTAAATGATTACTGATTTTTTCGGCTTTATATTTATCTTTAATATGATATGATAGGATTTCTGTACAAACTTTAATGGAAAGAGAACTCGCTCTATCAACTGCCCCAACTACTAAAGGATGAATATAATTAAATAAGCTTTGATAGGGGTTACTATCATCACTTTTAGCTTCCTTGCGCCAAAGATTAATGACTCGCGTTAATTCGTCTTGACTGACGGATACTAAATTATTAAACGTATCTACTGGCGATAAATCATGAGTAATAGAGGTATCTATAGCTGTTAAAAAGGCTAACGGACCCATATAAATTTCATCGGCTCCTAGAGCAATCATGGTTGCCGCAGAGGCACAACCTAGAGGGATTAAAATTTTTAAGCATTCGGTATAATGCCGCAATAAATGAACGATTCTTAAAGAGGCTAATCCTGAGCCGCCATTAGATTTTAGAAATAAATAAATTTCCTTTTGAAAGCCGATTTTTTGTAATATATCTTGTAAGGCTTCTACATCATTTTGACAAATACTTCCCACCGGCGAAGTCCAATACACTAAAACGGTTGAATTTAATTTTTCCTGTAAATGGCTAATTAAATTTTGCGTTTCTTCAAAAAAAACAGGCGGCTGATTGACTTTTTTGTTGGAAGATAGATGTTCAGTCATAGTTGCTTTCAAGAGTCAAAAGGAAATGGGGTAGCACAATTGAGGAATAAAATCAGTTTTTTATTAAATTTTTAGCCTAATCAACTGTAACTCATTGAATGAGCAAATGGCTATAGATCTAGAAAATTTTAAGCTTAATTTCAAGATTACGGCCTTTTTGTCCTAAATGAATCATCAATTTTCTGTTTCGTGCCGCTCATAAAATCCTATGATGGCAGTATGAAGAGTAAAATAAACATGATCAGAACTTATTAATGTTAAAAGTCCAGAGCGTTGAAGTTGTACATATAAATCTTGTTTCACTCGTGCCATCGCTAAGGTAATATTTCGCTGTTTCAGTTCATTATAAAATTCTTCTAAAGTATCCACCGCAGTAATATCTAATTCTACAATTGCCTCTGTGTCTAAAACGAACCACTCTACCGGCTCAATTTCTGCTTCGATGGCCTCCATTGCTCGCCGCTTAAAATCTTCTACATTGGCAAAGCATAGCGGCGCATCATAACGATATAGCACTAATCCAGGAATGGTTTTAGTGTCGCTCCAATCAGCGATATCATGCAATCCTGGCATTCCTCGTACTTCCCCTAAAACTGCGTCGTGGGGATGAGCAACACGAGCAAATAAATCTAATATAGATAATCCCACAGCAATAGCTACACCCACTAATATATCTGTGAATAAAACGCCAAAGCTTGTAGCTAGGGCAAGGGCTAATTCAGTACGTCGGAAATTTTTTAGTCTGATAAATTCGGGGATTTCTATTAATTTAGTAGCGGCATAAATGACTATTGCTCCTAATGCGGCTTTAGGAAAAAGTGCCAGCACAGGGCGTAAAAATAATAAGACAAAAACAACCACTATTAAAGCCACTAAAGAGAATACTTGACTTTTAGTTCCTAAAGAATCTCCAATAGTAGTACGACTCCCACTACTGCTAATAGGAAAACCCTGCATCAATCCGTTGCCTAAGTTAGCAATTCCTAAAGCTAATAGTTCTTGATTTGCATTAATTTTGTAGTGATTACGACTGGCAAATGCTCTTGCGGTTAACACATTATCTGAATAACCCACTATAGCAATACCAATAGCTGAGGCTATCAAGGGCACAAATTCCTCAACCGGGATAACCGGCAGGGCAAAATGAGGTAACCCGGCTGGAATTGTCCCTACCACTGCGACCCCATATTGATCTAATTTAAAAAGAGCGACTGCTCCGGTTGCTAGTAATACGGCAAATAGTGGCCCGGGCGCATTGGGAAAATAACGCGCAATGGTAAATAAAAAAACTAATACTAATAGGGCTAAGATCAATGTGGGCCCATGAATTAGGTCTGTTTTTGCGAAAAATTCCCTTACTTCTCCTAAGACTGTTTCTGATTTCAAGGAAATCCCGCTAATTTTGCCGAGTTGGCCTGAAATCATAATGATTGCGACTCCTGCCATATAACCGATTAAAATCGGCTTAGACAGCAAGTTAGCCAAAAATCCTAAGCGAAACCCATAACCAATGATACACACCAGTCCGACTACTCCGGCCAGTACCGACGCTAAACTTGCATAGTTGCTTCCATCGCTAACGCTTAAAGCAGAAATAGCGGCGGCTGTCATTACCGCAGTGGTAGATTCTGGACCCACAGATAGTTGAGGAGATGACCCAAATAAGGTATAAAGCATCATAGGTGGTAAAATTGCCCATAGTCCTACTACAGGTTCTACCCCGGCTAATTCTCCATAGGCCATACATTGAGGAATGAGATAAGCCGCTACTGTCACTCCTGCTAATAGATCGGCTTTTAACCAAGCTGTTTGGTAAGACTTTAATCGTTTTAAGCCTGGCATCAGTTTAGTCATTAAACGATTTTACCACTTAAACTAAAAGGACGTACTTCAGTAATTTTTACTGACACTATTTGCCCTTTTAATTGATTAATATCTCCCTCAAAAAAAGTTAAACGATTTCCTCTTGTCCTTCCCATCACTTGAGTAGGATTTTTCGGGTTCACTTCTTCGACTAAAACTTCCTCTGTTCGTCCTAAATATCGCTGTGATCTCTCTGCCGCTTTGATGCCTACTAAATGGTTAAGACGTTGTAGGCGATCACTTTTCACTTCTTCACTTAATTGATTATCCCAGAGTGCGGCTGGTGTGCCTGGACGAGGTGAATAAGCCGCCGTATTCAGTTGATCAAAGCCTATATCATCCACCAGTTTTAGGGTATTCTCGAATTGTTCTTCGGTTTCTCCCGGAAATCCGACAATCGCATCGGCACTAATAGACGCATCAGGCATTAAAGAGCGAATTTTCTCGATAATTTGCCGATATTTTTCCTGTGTGTAACCCCGTTTCATGGCTTTGAGAATTTGATTATCGCCTGATTGGAAAGGAATATGAAAATGTTCGCAAACCTTGGGTAATTCCTTACAAGCTACGATTAAACGCTCTGTAAAATAGCGGGGATGACTGGTGGCAAAACGAATTCTTTCTATGCCGGGGACATCATTAACATAATAAAGTAAATCTGTCAAGGTATGTAAATGTCTTCCGGTTGCAGTGACTCCGGGTAAGTCTCGCCCATAGGCATCAATATTTTGTCCGAGTAAAGTAATTTCTTTATATCCCTGTCTGCCTAATTCTTCCATTTCCGCGCGAATAGCTTGGGGAGTGCGAGATTGTTCTACCCCTCGGACGTTAGGGACAACACAATAGCTACAGCGTTCGTTACAGCCATAGATAACGTTTACCCAAGCGCTAACGCGACTTTCTCGACGGGGTTTAGTAATATCTTCAACGATGTGAATGGGTTCAGTGGCGACAATTTGATGGCCATCTTCTACCTGTTTTAATAAGTCTTGTAGTAGGTTGGCATATTGAGGCCCCATGACTAAATCTAATTCAGGTACTCGCCGCAGCAGTTTTTCTCCTTCTTGTTGAGCCACGCAACCGGCTACAATGAGGGTTAAGTCGGGTTTTTCGTGTTTGCGCTTGGCTTGACGACCCAAATAAGAATAGACTTTTTGTTCGGCATTATCCCGAATGGTGCAGGTGTTATAAAGAACGAGATCTGCCTCATTGGGGTCTTCTGACCACTGATAGCCCAGGTCTTCTAGTATGCCTGCCATACGTTCTGAGTCAGCTTTATTCATCTGACAGCCAAAGGTGGTGATATGGTAACGGCGTTCTGAAGTAGTCATTGTGTTGTTGTGATCAGGGGTTTTTTATGCAGTCCGATCTTTTATTATAAAACTTCGCTCTTAACGGCGGAGTCGAAAATTAATTTTTTACAATTCTTGGGCATGACAACGTTTTTTTGTTTCAACTTGTAATGAATGCCTTTGGTTTGCCAGTTACCATAGCATGCCCGATAAAAGTCAGAATATAGTCCGGATTACATTCTCTGCTAGGGACGCTGCATAATACGTCTATAAATGTCTCAGAAATTGTCTCTAGCTTACGTTTGGAGTTTTGATTATGAAACCTTTGAAGAAACCCTTAGAACCTCAACAATGTGGTGACCGCGTTAGAATCAGAGTCCCTATGAACAAACAGTACAAATCTATCTACTGTGGCAAATGGGGCAATCCACCAGATATGGCTAAAGCAACTGAACTGGGTATCAGAATCTACAGAGATTCTAATGCCGGCTGCTTTGACCCAAGCTTGGAAACTTACAGAGCTATGGTAAAAACTGGAGAAGTTCCTCTAAGCTACTCAAAAGAATCACTGATTGAGGCCCTAACTCTGGAATACCAACAGACTCCGACTAATGCTAAAAGAAACGTTTTGTCCAAACTTCGGGGTTATTCGCAACCAATCAATAATGAAAGGCAAGCACTGGCATTTTATAATACCATAGTAGCTTCTGTCAAGTCCTCAAGCGCTGGGGTTTATTTGACAGCGCTTAAGCAGGTTTCCCCGTTGTTCAAAAATATCAAGCGACCCCGTTACCAAAAACCCGATGTAGAGCCTTTGAGCTTAGACCAACTGAAGGCTATTTTAGAAGCTGTCTCCGGTAGTCATTATGGGCCATTGTTTAATTTACTGGCTTTAACAGGGGCAAGGCCTAGTGAACTTTTAGGATTACGCTGGGGCAAAGTATTTTTAGATGAGGGATATATCCTGATTGACTCCCAATTGACAAAGGATAAAAAGATTGGCCCAACGAAGAACCGAAAGTCGCGCCGGGTTTTTCTTTCACCCAAGGCATCTGAATTATTCCGCAATTTGAAACCCCAAAAGGTTGACCCCGATGCGCTAGTTTTCACCAATACCAAGGGCCAGCCCATTAGTTTAATCGGGTTAAGAGAAGTTTGGCACAAGAGACTGAAAAACGCGGGTCTGCCCAGGACTAAACTTTATAAACTGAGAAGCACCCGATTGTCACAATTGTTAGAGAACGGCTACAGCCTTGCTCAAGTAGCAAATCAGGGTGGTCATAGTATTAATACCTTGATAACTAACTACGCAGGAGTTGTCTCTCAAATAGTAATGAAAGATTATTTCTAAGCGACCAGACGAGCTATAAGGCTGCTGAATGAGTGTAGCCTTATAAACATAAGCTTAAGCCTGTTGGACACGATATAAGAGGTTTTAGAGCGAATTGGGCAAATTTTAGCGACGTTGCTCAACCACTCATTTTGCTTTGTTTATCCGGGAAGCACCGACAAATGCTTGACCTGTATAGCTTTTGGACGTTTTAGTGGACCTTTGCTACTATAGGTATTAGCACTACCGCTACTAGACCGTAAACCAAAAGTTAAAGGGCCACTTTAGAAGCGACCCTTTGTTATTTTTGGGGGGTGCTTAAAATTAATCCACATCTAACCAATTTATTAAATCAAGAGCTATCATAACAGCCTGATGTTTATAATTTTTAGCAGTCCACTTTCTTAAAAATTCATAAATATCACCAACAGCACATAACTCAACAACTACAGTCCCCTTTGGATAAATTTGATAAACGCCTAATCGGGTTTCAGGTCGCTCTAAAGCATTTTCCTCATGTAATTCAGTTAAGACTAATACGTCATTTAAATCAAGCCATCTGTTACCTTCACTGTCTAAAAAGCTTGTTATTAAGTCAGTCCCTAATTTAGCTGGAAAGGTAGAAACTTTTAAATAACCGTCTAAATTTAAAGTAGCCATAGTTTTCTTTACTCAAGTAAGTTTACAAAAAGTTTTTACTCAAAAATGTTAGCCTTAATTGCAGCCTCAGTGATTCCTTTAGCTATTGGATGGTCATAATTTTTCCAAAACTGAAAAGCGCTCCTTATGGTAATTACATCAACAACCTCATCTTCACCATTTAGATTGTGCCAGAAAGCTTTTATAGTCCAACTTAGCTTATCCAGTACCTCCGGTTGGGCTTCTAATTCCACAGTTTTTAAGACATCTTTAGCTTTAAAAAAGTATCCGCTTAGGTCCCAGCTATAGAAATCAAGGGTAACCGGTCCAACTGGGAGGGCTTCATCAAAGTAGATCCGAATTAAGTCATCTTCTTTATATTGGTTAGTCATTGGTAATTGTCCTTAAGTAAATGGTTCAAGAGGTAATCAAAGTCTTAAGCTTCTAAAGCTTTCTTTATCAGTTGATAAGCAGCGGTAGAAATGCTTAAATTTTCTGCTTTCATCTTGGTTTGAATAGCCTCAAAAGTTTGGGCATCAATAAAAATTCTGATTTGTTTATCTCTGGGCTTATTAGTTGGTTTACCCACTTTATTTAATCCATAACTTTAATATATAGTTCCTATAGTTAGCCGGGAGTATGTCACTTTAAAATATCGAGGCAGTCTATTAGTTGGACTCTTAAATGACTGCAAGACAAACACGGGGTTTTTATGGGTTTATTTTCGGGCTATTTGGTGTCTGGGATTTGCTCTCGTGCCCTGAAACTTGAGGGGTTACGAAGTAGTAATACAGGTAAAAGATTACCCAAACTTAACCATAAAATAAGGGGCCGCTTTTCCCCTTATTAAAAGACAAAGTGGCGGAAGCTATACGGTGTAAGCTTTCAGAATCGTCCCGTCTAGTGTTTTTTAACCAAAATGACTGGCACGGGACGGGTTGGGGAAATTTCCCAATTATCCAAAATTTAACCCAAAAGCTCACGGGCATGAGTAACTATGTACTGGCAAGAACATCTAAAAAAGTGTACTAAAAGCGTACTGTTTAATTTTGGCCCATAACACACTTAGGCAGCGTTGGAACCCAAATCACTTAACGTAACAATAAAGTGCCTTAAAATTTAATTTAGGGCTGACCGGACAAGTATTGTGACTGCCAATTAACCTATAGAAAACAATGGGAACTATATATTAAACCCTCGGTTGCGATTTAGCCCCTAATAGTATATACACCACAGTTGCTAATCGATTATGCAAGAAAGATTCCTTAAAGCTTTAGAAGAAGTGCATGCTTTGGATAATAACCAATGGGAAGATATTAAGCATTTCTTAAATGGGGAGTCAACCCTAATTGAAGCCTCAGAAACTTTTGGGTTATCAGAGTTGGCCTGTTATATTATCAAGCGGCAATTTGACCCCAGAGATTTAAATATTAGTTTTGCCCCTACTAAAGATGAAACTAAAGGTTATCCCTATTACTATATTTTGCCTCATGACTCAATGTTGAGTTGGTTAATAAACCTCATCCGGCTAGGAGTTTCTCAACAGGAACTGGTGGATAAATTCCAGTTTCACCCTACATTTGTAAAGGCTTACACTGTTTAACCTTGGCCATTAAGTCAGGGTATTAAGTATCTATAAGTTACCCCACTATTTAAAAACAAGGCCCTGAAGTTATAAGGGTCTATTTTGAACTTAAAAATACCCCTGGCGACTGATTGGTTCCTGAAGGGTTATAATAAAAGAAACATTAGATTTCCAGTCGATTAGCAAAATAAAAGCCCTCCAACTTTGGGGGGCCTTATAATTTTTTATCGAGCTTTGTTATTCAACTTACCGGCCAGGGCATGCCTTAAAGTTGCGGCCCAGCCTTCATTAAAATAGCGCTCAAATAAGCCTTCTTTGTTAGTAGTGCGACCCCTGCGTTCAATCTTTTTGTACTCTTCCAACATATCTATATGGACAAAACTATTGTTCATTTTGTAGCTTCTCAGTTCAACTACTTGTTCCCCAGGGAGTAAACCTTTGATATGTTGCCAGCCCGTTGACTTATTGGCCTCTTGATAGCGACCAATTTTGAGTAAATAGGTGTTATTATACTCTAGAATAATATCAGAAATATCATCAAGCCCATCTGCTACCCGACGTAATATTTCAAACTTTGGGTGAGACTTTAATTCATGCTCAGTAAACTCTTTAGCTCCTCTGATTTTGAATTCATAACTACCGTCTGGTTTCTTCAGGCAATAGTCGGCTTTGCCCATGTAAGAGGCAGCCAC is from Gloeothece verrucosa PCC 7822 and encodes:
- a CDS encoding solute carrier family 26 protein, producing the protein MTKLMPGLKRLKSYQTAWLKADLLAGVTVAAYLIPQCMAYGELAGVEPVVGLWAILPPMMLYTLFGSSPQLSVGPESTTAVMTAAAISALSVSDGSNYASLASVLAGVVGLVCIIGYGFRLGFLANLLSKPILIGYMAGVAIIMISGQLGKISGISLKSETVLGEVREFFAKTDLIHGPTLILALLVLVFLFTIARYFPNAPGPLFAVLLATGAVALFKLDQYGVAVVGTIPAGLPHFALPVIPVEEFVPLIASAIGIAIVGYSDNVLTARAFASRNHYKINANQELLALGIANLGNGLMQGFPISSSGSRTTIGDSLGTKSQVFSLVALIVVVFVLLFLRPVLALFPKAALGAIVIYAATKLIEIPEFIRLKNFRRTELALALATSFGVLFTDILVGVAIAVGLSILDLFARVAHPHDAVLGEVRGMPGLHDIADWSDTKTIPGLVLYRYDAPLCFANVEDFKRRAMEAIEAEIEPVEWFVLDTEAIVELDITAVDTLEEFYNELKQRNITLAMARVKQDLYVQLQRSGLLTLISSDHVYFTLHTAIIGFYERHETEN
- the miaB gene encoding tRNA (N6-isopentenyl adenosine(37)-C2)-methylthiotransferase MiaB; translated protein: MTTSERRYHITTFGCQMNKADSERMAGILEDLGYQWSEDPNEADLVLYNTCTIRDNAEQKVYSYLGRQAKRKHEKPDLTLIVAGCVAQQEGEKLLRRVPELDLVMGPQYANLLQDLLKQVEDGHQIVATEPIHIVEDITKPRRESRVSAWVNVIYGCNERCSYCVVPNVRGVEQSRTPQAIRAEMEELGRQGYKEITLLGQNIDAYGRDLPGVTATGRHLHTLTDLLYYVNDVPGIERIRFATSHPRYFTERLIVACKELPKVCEHFHIPFQSGDNQILKAMKRGYTQEKYRQIIEKIRSLMPDASISADAIVGFPGETEEQFENTLKLVDDIGFDQLNTAAYSPRPGTPAALWDNQLSEEVKSDRLQRLNHLVGIKAAERSQRYLGRTEEVLVEEVNPKNPTQVMGRTRGNRLTFFEGDINQLKGQIVSVKITEVRPFSLSGKIV
- a CDS encoding tyrosine-type recombinase/integrase; translation: MAKATELGIRIYRDSNAGCFDPSLETYRAMVKTGEVPLSYSKESLIEALTLEYQQTPTNAKRNVLSKLRGYSQPINNERQALAFYNTIVASVKSSSAGVYLTALKQVSPLFKNIKRPRYQKPDVEPLSLDQLKAILEAVSGSHYGPLFNLLALTGARPSELLGLRWGKVFLDEGYILIDSQLTKDKKIGPTKNRKSRRVFLSPKASELFRNLKPQKVDPDALVFTNTKGQPISLIGLREVWHKRLKNAGLPRTKLYKLRSTRLSQLLENGYSLAQVANQGGHSINTLITNYAGVVSQIVMKDYF